The DNA sequence GAGCGCCATGACAAAGCCGGAAGCTTGCCAGACCGCGGCGATTACCAGGCAATAGACGACGCGATCCGGATCCACCAACCAGTCGAAGCGAAACCCTTCCCAGCCCCAATCGCGCAGCATCTTGTCGATCCCGAGCCCGGGATTGAGCAGCCACTTCCAGGCCGTACCGGTGACGATCATCGACAAGGCCATGGGGTATAGGTAGACGGTGCGAATGAAGCCTTCGCGGCGAATGCGCTGATCCAGCAGCACCGCCAGCAGTACGCCGATGACTAGGCTAATAGTGATGAACAACCCGCCGAACACCAGCAGGTTTTTACTGGCCACCCACCAGCGGTCGTTGTTCCAGAGACGTTCGTATTGCGCCAGCCCAACCCATTTGTAGCTGGGCATGAAACGCGAGTTGGTAAACGAGAGCAGGAACGTCCAGAAGATGTAACCGTAGAACCCGACCAGCACGATCAGCATGCTCGGCGCCAACACCAGTTTGGGCAGCCAGTTCTGCAAGGCATCCAGCGGTGAGGCTTTGGTGAAGACAGCAGTTGAGCTCATGTCTGGCTCCGTGGGGGTACAGGATCCATAAAGCGGCTCCAATCGTTGTTCATGGGCACGACTTGCCCGTCACGACCAGTCGAGGGGCTGGCCGTGAGGTTCGATGCGTCAGGAAAAAAGGCCGCCGAAGCGGCCAATACGCTATTGAACTGCCTGAATCGCCGCAGCCAGTTGCTGCGCCGCTTTCTTCGGATCGGCAGACGGATCGTTGAAGAAGTTGGTGACCACGTCGAACACCGCACCCTGCACATAGCTGGAGGCCGCCATGCCGTGCGCCAGACTCGGTACCAGACCCGGACCTTGCGCAGAGTCCTTGAAGTCTTTCATCGACTGCTGGGCGCAGACGTCGAATTCGCTCATGTCCTGGTCCAGACGCACGGGGATTGAGCCCTTGTTCTGGTTGAAGAACTGCTGGAACTCAGGTTCCAGAACCGTCCGTGCCAGATCCTTCTGCGCCTGGCGATCCTCGTCCTTGCTGAGCTTGAACATCGCCAACGAGTCGATGTTGTAGGTAAAGCTGCCCTCGGTACCGGGGAACGGTAGACACTGGTAATCGTCACCAGCGATCTTGTTCGCCGCGCTCCACTCGCTCTTGGCCCAGTCACCCATGATTTGCATGCCGGCCTTGCCGTTCATGACCATCGCGGTGGCGCTGTTCCAGTCGCGGCCCGCGGCGTTGTTGTCGACGTAGCTGCGCAGCTTTTTCAGCGCGGCGAACGCCTCGACCATTTTGTCGCCGGTTAGCACATCACGGTCCAGATCGACGAACGCCTTGCGGAAGTCCTCCGGACCGAGGACCGCCAATGCCAGATCTTCGAAAACGGTGCCGTCCTGCCAAGGCTGGCCGCCATGAGCCAGGGGCATGAAGCCGGCGGCTTTGAGCTTGTCCGCAGCAGCGAAAAACTCATCGAGGCTGTGCGGCGGCTTCGCACCGGCTTTCTCGAAGACGTCGGGGTTGATCCACAGCCAGTTGACCCGGTGTACGTTGACCGGCACCGCCACGTAGTCACCGTCGTACTTCATTGCAGTCGAGACCTGCTTGGGGAGCAGCTCATCCCATTTGGCCTGCTCGGCCACATCGTTTAGATCGGTCAGCAGGCCCAGTTCGCCCCACTCCTGAATATCGGGCCCTTTGATCTGAGCGGCAGCCGGTGCGTTACCGGAGACGGCGCGCGTCTTGAGCACCGTCATGGCGGCCTCACCACCGCCACCGGCGACAGCGAAATCCTTCCAGGTATGGCCTTGCTCTTCGACAAGTCGCTGCAGCGTATCGGCGGCGCGCTTCTCACCTCCAGAAGTCCACCAATGCAAGACTTCGACCTCACCGGCGTGAGCGAAGGGAACGAGAGAAGCGAGGGAAACAGCGGTAACCAGACGATGGATCGTGTTCATTTGTCTTCCTTTTTCTTTTTGTTTTCGGTGCAAGTCTCTGCTTGCGCTGCACCGATTCTAGGCGCGCCAGAGAGAGCGGCAGGTAACGAAGGGATAGCGAATGGTCACCGCTTGGTTACAAAGCGGTTGCCTGTGTAACGACCGCAACAAGCGTTGATTGAAGGCGGCTCACTCAGCATGTCGCGGCAGGCTCAAGGTCACGCGAAGCCCACCCTCGGGGAGATTGCGCAGGCCGATTTCCCCGCCATGGGCGTGTGCGATGTTGCGGGCGATGCCAAGACCGAGGCCATACCCAGGCTGCTTGGCCGCTAGACGAAAATTCGGCTCGAACACCTGCTGCAACCATGCCTGCGGAACGCCGGGCCCCTCATCGTCGACATGCAGCACAAAGGTCTCGCCGTCATCGTCGATACGCAGGTGCGCTCGCTCGCCATATTTCAGCGCGTTATCCAGCAAGTTGCCGATACAGCGCTTGAGCGCCAGCGGCTTGCCCGCATAGGCGGTGACCGCCTGGCCGTGCACCGTGACACGGCCGTTGCCAGCGGGCGCGAGGTAAGGTTCGGTGACGCAATCGAGTAGTAGGTTCAGATCCAGCGGCTCGATATTTTCGTGTATGTCGGTGTCCTTGACGCATTGCAGCGCACCCTTGACGAGCAATTCAAGCTCATCGAGATCACGGCTGAACTTGTGCTGCAGGGCCGGGTTCTCCAGCAATTCCACCCGCAGACGCAACCGGGTGATCGGCGTGCGCAGGTCATGCGAGATGGCGCTGAACAGCTGGGCGCGCTCGGTCAGGTAACGCCCGATGCGCTCGCGCATACTGTTGAATGCCCGGCTGACCTCTACCACCTCGCTGCCGCCCGCCTCGGGCAGCAGCTCCACTTCGCTGCCCAGCGACATCTCCCGCGCCGCCTGCGCCAGTCGCTTGAGCGGGCGGCTCTGCCAGTGCACAAGAATGCCGATGAACAACAACAGAAAGCTGGTAGTGAGAAAGATGAACCAGAGCTGCTGGTTCGGGATGCCCTCGTCTTCCAGGCTGACGTAGGGCGCCGGCATCAGCGACGCGAGATACAGCCACTCGCCAGGCGCGATTTGAATTTGCGTCACCAGCACGGGTGGATTCAGGGGTTCCAGACTCAGCGCGTAATGCGCCCAGGATCGCGGCAACTCGTCGAGCTTCAGCCCGCCGTTGAAAATCCGCAGATCATTGGGACTGACGAAGTTGACCGACATGTCCGCGTCGTTGCCGAGGCGCTCGCGAAGCACGGCGTCCACCTCCGCCAGCACCGCCTGCTTGCGCTCGGTCGGCGGCAGAATCCGCATGTCCAAAGGTTTGTCATTCAGCGATACGAAGAAGCGCGTACCGCCCATGCTGCGCAACTGATCGAGCACCAGCGGTCGATAGCCCAGCGGCAGCGAGCGGAAATAGCTGACGCTGGCGGACATGGAATGCGCCAGGCTTCGAGCACTGGTCAGCAAGCCTTCCATCTGGCTTGCACGCAGCTGCGACACCCAGATGAAACTCGACAACGCCTGCGCCACCAGCACGACCAGCAGTGTCAGAAAGAGCATCCGGCCGAGCAGCGAGCGCGGCACGGGCAACCATCGGCGCTTAGCCAAGCGAGTCATGATGCGGCGCAACCTGGGCGGCGAGCAGGTAACCACTACCGCGAACGGTACGGATCAATCGAGGGCACTTGCCGGTGTCGCGCAGCCGTTGGCGCAGGCGACTGACCGCCATGTCGACGATGCGCTCGAGCGGCAGCACTTCACGACCGCGCGTGGCATTGGCAATGGTGTCGCGGTCGAGAATCTGTTGCGGATGATCGAGAAAGAGTTTCAACAATGCGAAATCAGCGCCGGACAGCAACACCTCTTCCCCGTCCTGATGAAACAACCGGTGGCTGACCATATCCAGCCGCCACTCGTCGAATGCGAGCACGTCGCCAGTGCGCTCCTGGCCGAAGTTGACGCGGCGAAGCAGCGCCTTGATTCGTGCCAGCAACTCACGAGGACTGAAAGGCTTGCCCAGGTAATCGTCGGCGCCCAGCTCCAGCCCGATGACCCGATCGGTCTCATCGGAACTGGCGGTCAGCATGATGATCGGCATCTGGGCCAGACGTTGGTGACCCCGAACCCAGCGGCAAAGACTGAAGCCATCTTCATCCGGCAGCATCACGTCGAGAATGACCAGATCGGCCGGATCGTCGGCCATCGCCTCGCGAAACTGCGCGCCATCGGCCACGGTGCGCACATGAAAGCCAGATCGGCTGAGGTAGGTGTCCAACAGTTCGCGAATTTCCTGGTCGTCATCGACCAGCAAAATGGATCGTCCGGCCTGGTTCACTCTGCGTCCCTTCTCTTGTTCTCGTTTCGATGCGGCTCAGCGCTCGCCCGGTGTGTCCCCCAACAATTGCTGCAAGGCAACGCCTGCGCCTTCCAGTCCCGGGTATTCGGCTGTCACCACCCAGACCGGAACGTCGTCAAAGTACCGGCTCATGCAGCCCTTGTCGCGAAAACTTTGGCTAAAGCCGCTGCGCGCGAAGAACTCGACGAAGCGCGGCACGATGCCCCCGGCAATGTAGACACCGCCGCGTGCGCCAGTCGTCAGCACGTTGTCACCGGCGATCCGACCCAACCAGGCACAAAATTGTTCCAGCACCGCCTCGGCGTATGCATCGCCCGCCAGCGCAGCGGCGGTAACCTCGGCGGGTGTAGTCAGACGAGGCGCCTCACCATCGAGCGCGCAACTGGCTCGATAGAGCTCCAACAACCCGCCCCCGCTGAGGATCGCCTCGGCATTCACATGACCGAGCTTTTCATGCAGGTGCGCCCACAATGCGGCCTCACGGGTCGTGCCGATCGGCAGGCAGACGTGCCCGCCTTCCCCCGGCAGCGCTCGCCAGTCTCCATCTGCCAATGGCAACAATGTGGCGACTCCGAGCCCGGTGCCGGGTCCGATGACCAGGCGTGCACGGCCCGCCTCGGACTGCCCGGGGCACACCTCGATCAGTTCGCCATCGCGCAGGCGGGTCATGCCCAGCGCCATGGCCGTGAAATCGTTAATTAGCAGCAGATCGCTCAGCCCAAGATCTTCGCAAAAAGCCTTGCGGCTCAGACGCCAGTGATTGTTCGTGAATGCGAACTCATCGCCAGAAACCGGCCCGGCACAGGCCAAGCAAACCGCCTGAAGCGCCTCGACACTCTGACCGACACCGTGCAGGTAAGCACGAATGGCGTCTTCCGGACGCGGATACTCAACGGTCGGCAGCACCCGCACCGACTCGACTCGCTGGTCGCGCCAGAGTGCGAAGCGGGCATTGGTGCCGCCAATATCGCCTACCAGTGCCGTCACTTGAGCACCTCCAGCCCTTCGGTAAACGCACTCGCGCCTTTCTCAGCCGGACTGAAGGCCGCCCGCATGAAACCGAACAGTTCGCGACCACAGCCGATCCCCAGATCACTGGGCGCCGTCACAGGCTCACGGCTATCGAACTCAACCTGATCAACCAGTACGCGCAACTCGCCCGTCTCGCCGTCGACCCGGATGACATCACCGTCACGCAAGCGGCACAGCGGTCCGCCATCGAGCGCCTCGGGGCTGACGTGAATGGCTGCCGGCACCTTGCCCGACGCGCCAGACATGCGACCGTCGGTAACCAACGCCACCTTGTGGCCGCGATCCTGCAAGACACCGAGGAACGGCGTCAGCTTGTGCAGCTCCGGCATGCCGTTGGCCTTGGGTCCTTGGAAGCGCACCACGGCAACGAAATCTTTTTCTAGCTCGCCGTTCATGAACGCCTGGGCCAGTTCGCTCTGGTCGCTGAACACTCGAGCCGGCGCCTCAACCACGCGGTGCTCCGGTGCGACCGCCGATATCTTGGTCACGCTACGGCCGAGGTTGCCCTCCAGCACACGCAGGCCGCCTTCGGGAGAGAAGGCACGTTCAACCGGGCGCAAGATCGCTTCGTCGAGGCTGTTAGCCGGACCTTCCTTCCAAACCAGCGCATCGCCTTCAAGGAAAGGTTCCTGGGTGTAGCGCTTCAACCCCTGACCCACGACCGTGTAAACGTCCTCATGCAGCAAGCCGGCGTCGAGTAACGTGCGAACCATGAACGGCACGCCGCCGCATGCATGGAAATGGTTCACGTCGGCCTGGCCATTGGGATAGACCTTCGCCAAGGTCGGCGTCACCGCTGAAATGTCAGCCATGTCTTGCCAGGTCAGCTGAATGCCGGCGGCTTGGGCAAATGCGGGAATATGCAGCGTGTGGTTGGTTGAACCACCGGTGGCATTGAGTGCCACCACCGAATTGATGATCGCCTTCTCGTCGACGATCTTGCACAGCGGCAGGTAGTCGCCGGACTGCGGCGTCAGGCGAGTCACCTGGCGCGCCGCCTCGCGGGTGAGCTCGTCACGCAGCGGCGTGTAGGGATTGACGAAGGACGAGCCCGGCAAGTGCAGGCCCATGATTTCCATCACCACCTGATTGGTGTTCGCCGTGCCGTAGAAGGTGCAGGTGCCGGGGCTGTGATAGGAAAGCATTTCCGACTCTAGCAGCTCCTCGCGGCTGGCCTTGCCTTCGGCGTAACGCTGACGAACCTCGGCCTTCTGTTTGTTGGGAATGCCCGATGGCATCGGCCCGCCAGGCACGAATACCGCCGGCAGATGACCGAAGCGCAAGGCGCCGATCATCAGGCCCGGGATGATCTTGTCGCAAATACCCAGGTAGAGCGCCGCATCGAACATGTTGTGTGACAGCGCGATGGCAGTGGCCATAGCGATCACTTCACGACTGGCCAGGCTCAGCTCCATCCCCGCCTCGCCCTGGGTGACGCCGTCGCACATGGCCGGCACGCCGCCGGCGAATTGTCCGACCGAACCGACGTCACGCAACGCCTGCTTGATGATTTCAGGAAAGTGCTCGTACGGCTGGTGCGCAGACAGCATGTCGTTGTAGGCCGAGACGATCGCCACGTTGGCCTCGTCCATCAGGCGCAGCTTCTGCTTGTCGCCAGCGGATGCACAACCCGCCACACCATGTGCGAAGTTGGCGCATTGGAGTCTGCCGCGCTGAGGCCCATCGCTCGCCGCGCCGGCCATCTGGGCAAGGTAGCGCTGCCGGGTTGGCCGGCTGCGCTCGATCAAACGTTCGGTAACCTCTTGAATCCGCGGGTGCATGCCATCACTCCTGCATATTAATCTTTGGTTTTATCAACAAAACAACGTGAATACGGGCTTGATTTCTATTCTGACAGGAATAATCTTGTCATTCCCACAACAAATTCCCATCAGGACCCATTTATGACTATTCGCATCGCCATCAACGGCTTCGGTCGTATCGGACGCAATGTTCTTCGCGCTCTTTACAGCTCGAGCTACCGCGAACATATGCAGGTCGTGGCGATCAATGACCTCGGCAGCTCGGCGATGAATGCCCACCTTTTGCAGTACGACAGCGTTCACGGCCATTTCGACGCAAAAATCGAGGTCGGCGAAGATCGTCTGGTGGTCAATGGCGATCCGATTGCCGTGTCCGCGATCCGTAACCCGGCCGAGCTTCCCTGGCGCCAGCACAGGGTCGATGTGGTGTTCGAGTGTACCGGTCTCTTCACCTCTCGCGAAAAGGCAAGCGCTCACCTCGAAGCCGGCGCCGCCAAGGTCATCATTTCCGCTCCGGCCTCCGGCGCCGATGCCACCATCGTCTATGGCGTCAACCATGACATTCTGCGTCAGTCGCACCAGATCATTTCCAACGCGTCGTGCACCACCAACTGCCTGGCTCCGGTCGCCCAGGTGCTGTCACGGGAGCTGGGCATCGAGCATGGCCTGATGACCACCATCCATGCCTATACCAACGACCAGAATCTGTCCGACGTTTACCACAGCGACCCCTACCGTGCGCGGTCGGCTACGCAGTCGATGATTCCAACCAAGACCGGCGCCGCCGAAGCCGTTGGCCTGGTGCTGCCGGAACTGGCAGGCAAGCTGACCGGCATGGCCGTACGTGTGCCGGTGATCAATGTCTCGCTGGTGGACCTGACCCTGGAGCTCAGCCGCGAAACCAGCGTGGACGAGGTCAACGCACTGATGCTGGACGCCAGTCAGCGCTCGCCAATACTGGCCTGTAATTCGCTGCCGCTGGTTTCCTGCGACTTCAACCACAACCCGATGTCCTCCATCTTCGACACCAACCACACCAAGGTTAGCGGACGCCTGCTGAAAGTGATGGCCTGGTACGACAACGAATGGGGATTCTCCAACCGGATGCTGGACACCTGCCGCGCGCTCTACGAAGCAGCATGATCAGCGACCAGATCTCAGCATCGACTCGGTAGACCAGAGAAGAAAATGAATCGCATCGATTTCGTCACCGCGACACTGCCCGCCCGCAAGCGCATTGCGCTGGTCGCGCACGACCACTGCAAGGAGCGCTTGCTGGACTGGGCGAAGCGGCAGAAAGAGCAGCTGGCGAAGCACGAGTTGCTCGCGACCGGCACCACCGGACTGCTGCTCGGGCAGCGCCTGGGCCTGCCGGTGGAGTGCATGATCAGCGGTCCGCTAGGCGGTGACCAGCAGATCGGCGCGCGCATTGCTGAACGACGAATCGATGTACTGGTGTTCTTCTGGGATCCCTTCGAGCCGCAGCCGCACGACCCGGACGTCAAAGCGCTGCTGCGGGTCGCCGCGGTGTGGAACATTCCGCTGGCGGCCAACGAGAGCAGTGCCGACTATCTGCTCTCCAGCCCGCTGCTCAATCAGGCCCACAGCCTGAGGATTCCGGACTACAGCAGCTACCTGGCAGGGCGCCAGTTATAGGCTCATCAAGCCTACAGATTGTCGTCTGGAATGCGCTGATCTTCATCGACTTCGGCAGCGTCGCGCAGGTCGTCGAAGTCCGTCTTTAGGCCAGTCTCCATGCTGTCGAGCTCTGCCAGCAGGCTGCGGAAGCTGGTCTGCTCGCGCGGCGCTTCAGCTTGCAGCTCCAGATCGGCGCGCGCCTGCAACGCATCAGGCACGGGCGCTTCCTCGACATCGACCGGCAGCGGGGCGGGTTCCATTTCGCGCAGCACCGCTAACGGCGGCAGCTCATCGAGGCTCTTCAGATTGAAGTGGTCGAGAAACTGCCTGGTAGTAGCGAACATCGCCGGCCGCCCCGGCACGTCGCGATGACCAACCACGCGCACCCATTCGCGTTCCAGCAGCGTCTTCACGATCTGGCTGTTGACCGCGACGCCACGAACGTCTTCGATCTCGCCACGCGTGATTGGCTGGCGATAAGCAATCAACACCAGCGTTTCCAGCAGCGCGCGCGAATAGCGCTGCGGCCGCTCTTCCCAGAGCCGACCCACCCAGGGCGAAAAACGCTCGCGGACCTGAAGGCGATAGCCACTGGCGACTTCCTTGAGTTCGAAAGCACGGTCCTTGCAGGATTTCTCCAGCACGCCCAGCGCCTTGCGCAGCAATGATGGCGACGGGCGTTCGGCTTCATCGAACAGCTCGGACATCCGCTCGATGGACATCGGCTTGCCGGAAGCCAGCAGGAAAGCTTCGAGCAGCGAAGCGAGATCCTTGGGATCGGAAAGATTCAACCTGAATTACCTCGACTCATCCGTGCGCGACATTATTCGACCCGAGCCCGAACGTGAATGGGTGCGAAGGGTTCATTCTGCACCAACTCAACCAGCGACTCCTTGACCAGCTCAAGCACGGCCATGAACGTCACCACCACGCCGAGCCGGCCTTCGTCTAGTGTGAACAACGCGACGAAAGGCACGAATACCCCGCCCTTGAGGCGCTCTAGTACATCGCTCATGCGCTCGCGAGTCGACAGCGTCTCGCGCGTTACCTGATGGCTTTCGAACATATCGGCACGACGCAGCACCTCGGCCATGGAAATCAGCAGTTCCTCCAGACTGACCTCGGGCAACAGTTTGCGCGCCCGTGCGTCCGGCGCATCCAGCCGCGGCACGTGCAGCTCGCGGCCAACTCGCGGTAGCTCGTCGATATCCTCCGAAGCAGACTTGAAGCGCTCGTACTCCTGCAAGCGGCGTATCAGCTCGGCACGCGGGTCGAGCTCGTCCTCCTCGACCTCGGCCGAACGCGGCAGCAGCATGCGTGACTTGATCTCAGCCAGCATCGCCGCCATCACCAGATACTCAGCCGCCAGTTCCAGCCTCACGGCTTTCATCAGCTCGACGTAGCCCATGTACTGGCGGGTGATTTCCGCCACCGGGATATCGAGGATGTCGATGTTCTGCTTGCGTATCAGGTAAAGCAGCAAATCCAGCGGCCCTTCGAACGCCTCGAGAAAAACCTCCAGCGCATCCGGCGGAATGTAGAGGTCCTGCGGCAGGTCGTTGAAAGCCTCGCCGTAGACAAGCGCCAGCCGCAGCTGCTCGCCGGGCGGATCGATCGCAACCTCGGCCTGGGGGTCCTGCATGCTCTCTCCATGAAATGTACGACATCGGAAGCGGCGCAAGCTTATGCCGGCCGTCCTGTTGTGCTCTAGCGGTAATTCAGACCCATTGCCTGACGCACGACCACCAAGGTTTCGCGGGCTTCATCGCGGGCCTGCTCGGCGCCCTCGGCAAGGATGCTTCGCACCAGATCCGGATTCTGCTCGTAGTCCTGAGCCCTCTCCTGCAGCGGCGCCAGCTCGAGTTTGATCGCTTCTATCAGCGGTGCCTTGCACTCCAGGCAGCCAATACCCGCACTGCGGCAGCCCTGTTCGGCCCACTGACAGACATCCTCCGCCGAATGCGAAAGATGCATCGACCACACCGGGCAACGCGTCGGCTCACCGGGATCGTGACGATGTACCCGTGCCGGGTCGGTAGGCATGCGCTTGATCTTTTCTTCGATCTCGGCAGGCGTGTCACGCAGGAAGATGGAATTACTGGCCGATTTGGCCATCTTGCCGCCGTCCAGGCCCGACAGCTTGGGGGAATCGCTCAATAACGCCTGGGGCTCGGGCAACAACAGTCGGCCGCTCCCCTCCAGATATCCAAACAGACGCTCCTGGTCACCGATGGTGATGGTCTGCTGGTCTTTGAGCAGCGCACGGGCGGTGTTCAGTGCATCGAGATCGCCCTGCTCCTGATAACTCCTGCGCAGGCTGGCGTAGAGTTTGGAGCTCTTTTTACCGAGTTTGCGAATCGCCGCTTCAGCTTTTACCTCGAAATCTTCTTCGCTGCCGTAGAGGTGATTGAAGCGCCGCGCGACCTCACGAGCGAATTCGATATGCGGCAGCTGGTCCGCCCCCACCGGCACGACTCCGGCGCGGTACGCAAGAATGTCTGCAGCCTGGAGCAGCGGGTAACCGAGGAAGCCGTACGTATCGATATCCTTTTGCTGCGAATCGAGCTGCTGCTCCTTGTAGGAGGGTATGCGCTCCAGCCAAGGCAACGGGCAGATCATCGACAAGAGCAGATGCAACTCGGCGTGCTCGACTACTTGGGACTGAATGAACATGGTCGCCGAGCTTGGACTGACGCCCGCCGCCAGCCAATCGATCGCCATCTCCTGCACATTGCGCGCGATATCGCTACCCGCCGCGTGGTCGGTGGTCAGGGCATGCCAGTCGACGATGCAGAAGAAACACTGATACTCATGCTGCATCCTTACCCAATTCTTCAGCACGCCGTGGTAATGACCGAGATGAAGACGGCCGCTGGGCCGCATACCGGACACCACACGTCGCTGCGATTCCATGGAACTCAAAAGGGTTTCCTTCGTAAATTTCGAAAAAAGCGGGTCAGACGATAAAGGGTGCGGGATCGCCGCAACCGACACGCAGCACTTCTGGATCGCCATCTACCAGACTGATCACCGTTGAAGCTTCGATGCCACCG is a window from the Pseudomonas sp. MTM4 genome containing:
- a CDS encoding carbohydrate ABC transporter permease; translation: MSSTAVFTKASPLDALQNWLPKLVLAPSMLIVLVGFYGYIFWTFLLSFTNSRFMPSYKWVGLAQYERLWNNDRWWVASKNLLVFGGLFITISLVIGVLLAVLLDQRIRREGFIRTVYLYPMALSMIVTGTAWKWLLNPGLGIDKMLRDWGWEGFRFDWLVDPDRVVYCLVIAAVWQASGFVMALFLAGLRGVDQSIVRAAQIDGASLPSIYLRIILPSLRPVFFSALMILAHIAIKAFDLVAAMTAGGPGYASDLPAMFMYAHTFTRGQMGLGAASAILMLGAVMAIVVPYLYSELRNKRHD
- a CDS encoding ABC transporter substrate-binding protein; translation: MNTIHRLVTAVSLASLVPFAHAGEVEVLHWWTSGGEKRAADTLQRLVEEQGHTWKDFAVAGGGGEAAMTVLKTRAVSGNAPAAAQIKGPDIQEWGELGLLTDLNDVAEQAKWDELLPKQVSTAMKYDGDYVAVPVNVHRVNWLWINPDVFEKAGAKPPHSLDEFFAAADKLKAAGFMPLAHGGQPWQDGTVFEDLALAVLGPEDFRKAFVDLDRDVLTGDKMVEAFAALKKLRSYVDNNAAGRDWNSATAMVMNGKAGMQIMGDWAKSEWSAANKIAGDDYQCLPFPGTEGSFTYNIDSLAMFKLSKDEDRQAQKDLARTVLEPEFQQFFNQNKGSIPVRLDQDMSEFDVCAQQSMKDFKDSAQGPGLVPSLAHGMAASSYVQGAVFDVVTNFFNDPSADPKKAAQQLAAAIQAVQ
- a CDS encoding ATP-binding protein, whose translation is MTRLAKRRWLPVPRSLLGRMLFLTLLVVLVAQALSSFIWVSQLRASQMEGLLTSARSLAHSMSASVSYFRSLPLGYRPLVLDQLRSMGGTRFFVSLNDKPLDMRILPPTERKQAVLAEVDAVLRERLGNDADMSVNFVSPNDLRIFNGGLKLDELPRSWAHYALSLEPLNPPVLVTQIQIAPGEWLYLASLMPAPYVSLEDEGIPNQQLWFIFLTTSFLLLFIGILVHWQSRPLKRLAQAAREMSLGSEVELLPEAGGSEVVEVSRAFNSMRERIGRYLTERAQLFSAISHDLRTPITRLRLRVELLENPALQHKFSRDLDELELLVKGALQCVKDTDIHENIEPLDLNLLLDCVTEPYLAPAGNGRVTVHGQAVTAYAGKPLALKRCIGNLLDNALKYGERAHLRIDDDGETFVLHVDDEGPGVPQAWLQQVFEPNFRLAAKQPGYGLGLGIARNIAHAHGGEIGLRNLPEGGLRVTLSLPRHAE
- a CDS encoding response regulator, coding for MNQAGRSILLVDDDQEIRELLDTYLSRSGFHVRTVADGAQFREAMADDPADLVILDVMLPDEDGFSLCRWVRGHQRLAQMPIIMLTASSDETDRVIGLELGADDYLGKPFSPRELLARIKALLRRVNFGQERTGDVLAFDEWRLDMVSHRLFHQDGEEVLLSGADFALLKLFLDHPQQILDRDTIANATRGREVLPLERIVDMAVSRLRQRLRDTGKCPRLIRTVRGSGYLLAAQVAPHHDSLG
- a CDS encoding glucokinase translates to MTALVGDIGGTNARFALWRDQRVESVRVLPTVEYPRPEDAIRAYLHGVGQSVEALQAVCLACAGPVSGDEFAFTNNHWRLSRKAFCEDLGLSDLLLINDFTAMALGMTRLRDGELIEVCPGQSEAGRARLVIGPGTGLGVATLLPLADGDWRALPGEGGHVCLPIGTTREAALWAHLHEKLGHVNAEAILSGGGLLELYRASCALDGEAPRLTTPAEVTAAALAGDAYAEAVLEQFCAWLGRIAGDNVLTTGARGGVYIAGGIVPRFVEFFARSGFSQSFRDKGCMSRYFDDVPVWVVTAEYPGLEGAGVALQQLLGDTPGER
- the edd gene encoding phosphogluconate dehydratase: MHPRIQEVTERLIERSRPTRQRYLAQMAGAASDGPQRGRLQCANFAHGVAGCASAGDKQKLRLMDEANVAIVSAYNDMLSAHQPYEHFPEIIKQALRDVGSVGQFAGGVPAMCDGVTQGEAGMELSLASREVIAMATAIALSHNMFDAALYLGICDKIIPGLMIGALRFGHLPAVFVPGGPMPSGIPNKQKAEVRQRYAEGKASREELLESEMLSYHSPGTCTFYGTANTNQVVMEIMGLHLPGSSFVNPYTPLRDELTREAARQVTRLTPQSGDYLPLCKIVDEKAIINSVVALNATGGSTNHTLHIPAFAQAAGIQLTWQDMADISAVTPTLAKVYPNGQADVNHFHACGGVPFMVRTLLDAGLLHEDVYTVVGQGLKRYTQEPFLEGDALVWKEGPANSLDEAILRPVERAFSPEGGLRVLEGNLGRSVTKISAVAPEHRVVEAPARVFSDQSELAQAFMNGELEKDFVAVVRFQGPKANGMPELHKLTPFLGVLQDRGHKVALVTDGRMSGASGKVPAAIHVSPEALDGGPLCRLRDGDVIRVDGETGELRVLVDQVEFDSREPVTAPSDLGIGCGRELFGFMRAAFSPAEKGASAFTEGLEVLK
- the gap gene encoding type I glyceraldehyde-3-phosphate dehydrogenase gives rise to the protein MTIRIAINGFGRIGRNVLRALYSSSYREHMQVVAINDLGSSAMNAHLLQYDSVHGHFDAKIEVGEDRLVVNGDPIAVSAIRNPAELPWRQHRVDVVFECTGLFTSREKASAHLEAGAAKVIISAPASGADATIVYGVNHDILRQSHQIISNASCTTNCLAPVAQVLSRELGIEHGLMTTIHAYTNDQNLSDVYHSDPYRARSATQSMIPTKTGAAEAVGLVLPELAGKLTGMAVRVPVINVSLVDLTLELSRETSVDEVNALMLDASQRSPILACNSLPLVSCDFNHNPMSSIFDTNHTKVSGRLLKVMAWYDNEWGFSNRMLDTCRALYEAA
- a CDS encoding methylglyoxal synthase; this encodes MNRIDFVTATLPARKRIALVAHDHCKERLLDWAKRQKEQLAKHELLATGTTGLLLGQRLGLPVECMISGPLGGDQQIGARIAERRIDVLVFFWDPFEPQPHDPDVKALLRVAAVWNIPLAANESSADYLLSSPLLNQAHSLRIPDYSSYLAGRQL
- the scpB gene encoding SMC-Scp complex subunit ScpB is translated as MNLSDPKDLASLLEAFLLASGKPMSIERMSELFDEAERPSPSLLRKALGVLEKSCKDRAFELKEVASGYRLQVRERFSPWVGRLWEERPQRYSRALLETLVLIAYRQPITRGEIEDVRGVAVNSQIVKTLLEREWVRVVGHRDVPGRPAMFATTRQFLDHFNLKSLDELPPLAVLREMEPAPLPVDVEEAPVPDALQARADLELQAEAPREQTSFRSLLAELDSMETGLKTDFDDLRDAAEVDEDQRIPDDNL
- a CDS encoding ScpA family protein, with translation MEVFLEAFEGPLDLLLYLIRKQNIDILDIPVAEITRQYMGYVELMKAVRLELAAEYLVMAAMLAEIKSRMLLPRSAEVEEDELDPRAELIRRLQEYERFKSASEDIDELPRVGRELHVPRLDAPDARARKLLPEVSLEELLISMAEVLRRADMFESHQVTRETLSTRERMSDVLERLKGGVFVPFVALFTLDEGRLGVVVTFMAVLELVKESLVELVQNEPFAPIHVRARVE